The genome window CAGCATCTTCGTAATCTAAGCTATAATCTTCATCGTCGATAAATAACGTGGCTTCACGATTATACTCACATGTAACAAGTTTAATATCCTCCTCTAAATGCGTTGTAACTATCGCTACCTCTGTATTTTCGTCTAAAGCTACGTTTTCAATTGTTTGATTCATCTGTAAAGGCCCCCTCTTTATTCTTTATGGTTTAAATTTAAACTAATTCGTTTAATAAGTCAATAACTTTACACGAAAGGGTTTAAAAATATTTACAAACGTGTTATTGTAGAGTAAAAAGGGGTGTTTTATATGAATATTAAAAACGAAATTAAGAGCTATTTAGCAGCTACTGGTATTACTATGACTGAACTTGTTGAAAGATTAAATAAGGATTTACCTGAGGATAAAAAGACGTCAGTACAAAACTTATCGAACAAATTGAGTCGTGGATCATTACGCTATGACGAGGCACATCAAATAGCTGTGGCAATTGGAAAGCGTATAGAATGGGTAGACAACAAAAAAGACGACGGCCAATAACGGCTATCGTCTTTCTTATTACTTCGGATTCTTTTTCGGAGCAGTAGGCATTCCGTATTTCTCCGTTTACTTACGAACGTTT of Lysinibacillus agricola contains these proteins:
- a CDS encoding DUF6471 domain-containing protein; this encodes MNIKNEIKSYLAATGITMTELVERLNKDLPEDKKTSVQNLSNKLSRGSLRYDEAHQIAVAIGKRIEWVDNKKDDGQ